The stretch of DNA ATCCGCGCAACCCGCACGTGCCCATCTCGCACATGAACGTGCGCTATTTTGAGGCGGGCAACGGGGAGGCGTGGTTTGGCGGTGGCCTAGACCTGACCCCCATTTATGTAGATGAGGCGCAGGCCCGTTGGTTTCATGAACAGATTGCGGATGTATGCGCCCGGCACGATGCCACCTACTACACGCGCTTCAAGCAGTGGGCTGATGACTACTTCTATATCCCCCATCGGCAGGAGACGCGGGGCGTAGGCGGCATCTTCTTCGACCGCCTCACGGTAGGCAAAGATGGCGACCGTAACAGCTTGTTTGCCTTTGTGCGTGCCGTGGGCGAAGTATATGGCCGCACCTACACGCACCTGATGCGCCAGAACGCTGACCTGCCCTTTACCGAGCGGGAGAAGCAGTGGCAGCTCGTGCGCCGCGGGCGCTACGCCGAGTTCAACCTCGCCATTGACCGGGGTACCCGCTTTGGCCTTGAAACAAATGGCCGCACCGAAAGCATTCTGATGAGCCTCCCGCCCCAGGCGGAGTGGCACTATAACCTCCAACCCGAGCCCGGCTCGCCCGAAGCAGCCACTCAGCAGTGGCTGCGCAAGGGCGTTGACTGGGTTGCTGCTCCGGCTGTTCCCTCTTGATCGAATACTTACAAACCCTCGACCGTGAGCTGCTGGTAGCGGCTAATGCGCACCATACGCGCGGCCTCGATGCCTGGATGGTATTCTTCTCCGAGCGCTTCGTGTGGTTTCCGGCTTACTTCGTGCTCTTGCTTGTGCTTGGCTACCTCTTCCGGCGCCGGGCCTTTTTGCTGCTGCCGTTGCTGGGCTTAAGCGTAGCACTGGCCGATAGCGTATCGAGCCGCTTCTTCAAACCGTACTTTGCCCGCCTGCGCCCCTGCCACGACTCTCGCCTTTCGGCGGTGTTAAACCTGGCTAATGGGTGCGGTGGGCAGTTTGGGTTTATTTCCTCTCACGCAGCCAATGCCTTTGCCCTGGCCGTATTTATTGCCTTGGTACTACCCCGCCGGTTTCGATTAGCAAAGATTCTGCTGTTCATATGGGCGGCCATTGTTAGCTACAGCCGCATATACCTGGCCGCACACTTTCCCTCTGATGTGGTAGCCGGAGCTTTGCTGGGGAGCCTGCTGGCTTGGGGCTGCGCCACGCTTTATGAAAAGGGCACTGCGCGCTGGTGGCCTACCATAGCGGTGGGTACGCCTAGCTAGGCTGGGCACAGCCCTTATAACCAGAACGGGCCTTGGCTGATGCCAGGGCCCGTTCTGGTTGTGTGCGTTATTATTCGTCACCGGCAGGGGCCCGGTTGCCCGTATGCCCATCTCCACGGTCGCCCTGCCCGGGCGAGCTGGTGGTTTTAGAGTTTTTACGGTCGTCGCGGGAGAGAGAACGGTGCAAGTCATCAGATTTCGTGAACTCCCCTTTTTCGTTGCGGCGCACGTAGCGTTTATCGCCTTCAGTGGGTTCTATTAATTCGCGTTTAGACATAACTCAGAGACAGAGTGGTGGATTCTTCTGCTACGATGTTTGCCGACAACGCGTTGCTCCAGGCCTCTCTCTTCAATACCCTACCTGCTAGCGACCCAGCAGCTTAGCTACGTACTTGCCCACAATATCAAATTCCAGATTCACTTGGTCGCCGGGGCGCAGGTCTTGGAAAGTGGTGTGCTCGTAGGTGTACGGAATGATGGCAACGGAGAAGCCATCATCGGTGCTGTTGAAGCAGGTAAGGCTGGTGCCGTTGATGCAAATGGAGCCCTTTTCTACCGTTACGCGGCCGGGCCCAGGCTCATGCCGAAACCGGTATAGCCAGGAGCCGTTCTGGTCTTCCACCGACTCACACACGGCCGTAAGATCTACGTGGCCCTGCACAATGTGCCCATCAAAGCGCCCGTTGGCCGCTAGGCACCGCTCAAGATTCACGCGCCGGCCCGGCTGCCACTGGCCTAGGTTGGTTTTTTGCAGCGTTTCATCAATGGCCGTAACCACGTGAGTATTCGCGTGGCCATCCATGGCCACTACGGTGAGGCATACGCCGTCGTGGGCCACACTCTGGTCTATTTTAAGCTCCTGCGCAAAAGCAGAAGAAACGGTGAAGTGAATGTTAGAGCCTTCGCGGCGCACATCCTGGATGGTACCCAGGGTTTCTATAATTCCGGTGAACATAGTGTCAGGGAGCAATGAAAAGTTAGCAGTAAACAAGTGCAAAGGTATTCAGGTAGCGGCCCAGCCTACTTTTCTTTATTCCCCCGCCGCACTTGTCGGTTAAATCTTACTTCCCCCGGCCTTCAATAATGATTTTGAGGGTGTACAGCAGCACCCGGAAGTCCATGGAAAGGCTCATGTTTTCAATATAGAGGATATCAAACTTGAGTCGTTCTACCATTTGGGATACCGTTTCGGCGTAGCCATATTTCACCTGGCCCAGGCTGGTGAGGCCGGGGCGCACGCGGTGCAAATGCCGGTAGTGGGGCGCTACCCGCATAATCTGGTCAATGAAAAATTGCCGCTCCGGGCGCGGGCCCACAATGCTCATATCGCCCTTGATGACGTTCCAGAACTGAGGTAGCTCATCAAGGCGCACTTTGCGCATAAAGCGGCCCCAGGGCGTAATGCGGGGGTCATAGTCGGAGCTGAGGGCTGGGCCCTGCTTTTCCGCATCTACATACATAGAGCGAAATTTATAAATCCGGAACGGGTGCCCATAACGCCCAATGCGCTCCTGAGAGTAAAAAATGGGTCCCGGTGAAGAGAGCCTGACCATTACGGCCGTAACCAGATATACGGGCCAGGCCAGTAGCAAAAACAACACGGAGGCCACCACATCTACCACCCGCTTCGATATCTGCTGCCACACGGGCAGCAAATCCTGCTTGATTTCAATTAACGGAGTTCCGAATACGTGGGTGACTTTCACGGAGCCCAGCAGCATCTGATATAGGTCGGGTAGGATGCTGACCCTAGAGGGCGTACCCTCCAGAAGCGCCAGAATTTCCTCCGTCAGGCGGTGCTCAGCGGGCTCAATAGCAATGATTACCTGCTCTATGTGCATGGCCCGAATCAGGGCTGGCAAACGGCGGTACGTGCCGCGGGCGGGTAGTTCGGCGGCTAATTGCGGGTCTACCGTTTCGCTGGTGGGCACAAACCCCACAATCTTGAGGCCCAGGTGGCGGCCCGTACGGCGTAGCTCCTGGTACGTGTCGCGGGCGAGGGCGTTAGAGCCTACCAGTAAGGTATTAAAGGTAATTACGCCACCCCGGACCAGGCGCTGCACACTGGTTACGGCCCAGGTTCTGAGCACCGCCGTAATGGTGAAGTGAATAATGCAGTATGCCGGGAACGTGAGGTAGTAGGCCTGGTAGTTCCGAACTCCTTCATCATCCAGCAGCAGGGCAAAGAAAATGACTACGGCCCCCAAGAAGGAAACACGACCCAGCCGGATAATCTCAGCCAGCCGGGACTTGCGGAAAATATCCCGATACTCCCCAAACAATGTGTAGAGCACCGTCCAGAAAGCTGCAATCATCAGGGCAGAGCCCGTTAAAAAGAAGAGGGCGCCTTCGGTGAAGTGGTAGCCTTCAGTAATTTCCTGGAGCAAGTATTTGCGCACTAAGAAAAAACAAACCCACGCCAATAAAGCGGCCAGAAAGTCGGCAGCTATCAGCTTCAGTTTTTGGAAGGTGCGAATCAAGAGGGTACTAGCTGACTGGTTGCCGGGGGAGGAAGGACGGTTTTGTGGCGACGAAACTGTAGTTTCGTGCTTCATTTTGGCTTTAAAAGCCCCTACGGGCTTAATTTAAAGCTGAGCAAAGGTAGGGATTAGCGGCATTTCGCAGAAGTGTGCGCTTTGCACTAGCCCCCTACTACCTTTCTTACGCTCATGCACACTGATAGCTATCGGCACCGTGGCTTGCGCCGCACCCTTGTGGAGGAGCTCCGCCGCAAAGGCATCCGCGATGAGCGGGTGCTAGCGGCCATAGGCACTGTGCCGCGCCACCTGTTTTTCGACCCGGCCTTTCAAGCCCACGCCTACCAAGATAAAGCCTTCCCCATTGGAGAAGGCCAAACTATATCGCAGCCGTACACCGTAGCCTATCAAACGGAGCTGCTGCAACTGCGCCCACATGATCAGGTACTGGAAATTGGTACCGGCTCAGGTTACCAGTGCTGCGTGTTATTGGAGCTTACCTCACATGTGTTTAGCATAGAGTACCAACCGGTGCTGTTTGAGCGCACCCGCAAACGTATGGCGGCGCTGCATCGGGCGGCGCACCTGTTCTGCGGCGACGGTTCCCTGGGCCTCCCCCAACATGCTCCCTTTGATAAGATTCTGGTTACGGCGGGCTCTCCTACCATTCCTCGGCCCCTACTGCGGCAACTGCGCGTGGGCGGGTCACTGGTCATACCCGTGGGCGATGCTCATACACAACGCATGATGCGAGTAGTGCGTGAAAGTGAGGAGGAGTTTTCCCGGCAAGTGTTTGAGGAGTTTCGCTTTGTGCCGTTGCTAGGCCAGGCCGGCTGGAATGAATAGGTTTTTTTAATGGAGTAGGCCTGCAGTATACTA from Hymenobacter taeanensis encodes:
- the hemF gene encoding oxygen-dependent coproporphyrinogen oxidase; the protein is MSVSEPTLFPAAAPAPTFRASVEAWMRQFQEWLCQQIEAADGLGQFQEDAWQHHSGGGGRSRILTGGRVIEKGGVNFSAVEGTMSEQAARVLLMPNPNYFATGVSVVQHPRNPHVPISHMNVRYFEAGNGEAWFGGGLDLTPIYVDEAQARWFHEQIADVCARHDATYYTRFKQWADDYFYIPHRQETRGVGGIFFDRLTVGKDGDRNSLFAFVRAVGEVYGRTYTHLMRQNADLPFTEREKQWQLVRRGRYAEFNLAIDRGTRFGLETNGRTESILMSLPPQAEWHYNLQPEPGSPEAATQQWLRKGVDWVAAPAVPS
- a CDS encoding phosphatase PAP2 family protein; translated protein: MIEYLQTLDRELLVAANAHHTRGLDAWMVFFSERFVWFPAYFVLLLVLGYLFRRRAFLLLPLLGLSVALADSVSSRFFKPYFARLRPCHDSRLSAVLNLANGCGGQFGFISSHAANAFALAVFIALVLPRRFRLAKILLFIWAAIVSYSRIYLAAHFPSDVVAGALLGSLLAWGCATLYEKGTARWWPTIAVGTPS
- a CDS encoding riboflavin synthase, with amino-acid sequence MFTGIIETLGTIQDVRREGSNIHFTVSSAFAQELKIDQSVAHDGVCLTVVAMDGHANTHVVTAIDETLQKTNLGQWQPGRRVNLERCLAANGRFDGHIVQGHVDLTAVCESVEDQNGSWLYRFRHEPGPGRVTVEKGSICINGTSLTCFNSTDDGFSVAIIPYTYEHTTFQDLRPGDQVNLEFDIVGKYVAKLLGR
- a CDS encoding sugar transferase, producing the protein MKHETTVSSPQNRPSSPGNQSASTLLIRTFQKLKLIAADFLAALLAWVCFFLVRKYLLQEITEGYHFTEGALFFLTGSALMIAAFWTVLYTLFGEYRDIFRKSRLAEIIRLGRVSFLGAVVIFFALLLDDEGVRNYQAYYLTFPAYCIIHFTITAVLRTWAVTSVQRLVRGGVITFNTLLVGSNALARDTYQELRRTGRHLGLKIVGFVPTSETVDPQLAAELPARGTYRRLPALIRAMHIEQVIIAIEPAEHRLTEEILALLEGTPSRVSILPDLYQMLLGSVKVTHVFGTPLIEIKQDLLPVWQQISKRVVDVVASVLFLLLAWPVYLVTAVMVRLSSPGPIFYSQERIGRYGHPFRIYKFRSMYVDAEKQGPALSSDYDPRITPWGRFMRKVRLDELPQFWNVIKGDMSIVGPRPERQFFIDQIMRVAPHYRHLHRVRPGLTSLGQVKYGYAETVSQMVERLKFDILYIENMSLSMDFRVLLYTLKIIIEGRGK
- a CDS encoding protein-L-isoaspartate(D-aspartate) O-methyltransferase gives rise to the protein MHTDSYRHRGLRRTLVEELRRKGIRDERVLAAIGTVPRHLFFDPAFQAHAYQDKAFPIGEGQTISQPYTVAYQTELLQLRPHDQVLEIGTGSGYQCCVLLELTSHVFSIEYQPVLFERTRKRMAALHRAAHLFCGDGSLGLPQHAPFDKILVTAGSPTIPRPLLRQLRVGGSLVIPVGDAHTQRMMRVVRESEEEFSRQVFEEFRFVPLLGQAGWNE